In Ignavibacteriales bacterium, one DNA window encodes the following:
- a CDS encoding PrsW family intramembrane metalloprotease: MLYFFSTIASIFPMLIYLAVIWYADKNDREPIKLVLINFLWGAIGAVIIASISSFILLTEYSSLISNKGLQKLTGTLFIAPFVEELAKGCFLFLTINNKKFDNLTDGLVYGGAIGLGFGMTENFLYFISFGTTFTSWITIVIIRTLFSAVMHFLSTATFGGFLSFSKFKSFPIKIILSIAGLSSAMLIHFIWNLTVSFGVTIILGFLFLFFSVLIFITVFALSIRAENNLIYYEMMEEVANNLFPAEHLEVFRNKKQDSVGWIDENIKSKYLKLITTLAFRKMQLNKSTDYKKKNPFG; this comes from the coding sequence ATGCTATATTTTTTTTCAACAATCGCTTCTATATTCCCGATGCTTATTTATCTTGCAGTTATTTGGTATGCAGATAAAAATGACCGTGAGCCGATAAAATTAGTTCTCATCAACTTTCTTTGGGGTGCTATCGGTGCAGTTATAATTGCATCAATCAGTAGTTTCATTCTGCTAACAGAATATTCAAGTTTAATTTCAAATAAAGGTTTACAAAAATTAACTGGGACATTATTTATTGCGCCATTTGTAGAGGAATTGGCAAAAGGTTGTTTCCTTTTTTTAACAATTAACAACAAAAAGTTTGATAATCTGACCGACGGTTTGGTTTATGGTGGAGCAATTGGATTAGGTTTTGGCATGACAGAAAACTTTTTATATTTTATTTCCTTCGGAACTACTTTCACCTCATGGATTACCATTGTTATTATAAGAACTTTATTTTCCGCTGTAATGCACTTTTTATCAACCGCTACGTTTGGCGGATTCTTATCATTTTCAAAATTTAAAAGCTTTCCAATAAAAATAATTCTTTCAATTGCAGGATTATCTTCTGCAATGCTAATTCATTTTATTTGGAATCTTACAGTAAGTTTTGGTGTAACTATCATACTTGGTTTTCTTTTCTTATTTTTCTCTGTACTCATTTTTATAACTGTATTTGCATTATCAATACGCGCTGAAAATAATTTGATTTACTACGAAATGATGGAAGAAGTTGCTAACAATCTTTTTCCTGCCGAGCACCTTGAAGTGTTTAGGAATAAAAAGCAGGATTCTGTAGGTTGGATTGATGAAAATATCAAGTCAAAATATTTGAAATTAATAACAACTTTAGCATTTAGAAAAATGCAATTAAATAAATCAACAGATTATAAAAAAAAAAATCCTTTTGGCTGA
- the purD gene encoding phosphoribosylamine--glycine ligase has protein sequence MNVALIGSGGREHALAYQISKSSSLDKLYNIPGNTGTESLGENISIKGNPEIINFCKSKEIDLVVIGPELPLVDGLANELRKNNIIVFGPNSEAAMIEGDKSFSKWLMKKYGIPTAGFKTFHKSQYDEVFNYLRKSPFPVVIKASGLAAGKGVLICNNKEEAEFAIKDIFLNEVFGSAGDSIVVEEFMFGEEASIFAITDGENFVCLPAAQDHKRIGYNDTGKNTGGMGAYAPAPIITQALLKEIEENIIFPTLSAMKKEDKTFSGCLYCGLMITSEGPKVVEFNCRFGDPETQVVLPLLEGDLLKLLYSAAVGKLEKEAVKYNGGSAVCVVAASKGYPDKFEKGFEIKGLEQFKSDNTIVFHAGTKRESDKIITNGGRVLGVTALTVENNLKFCKDKVYEAIKKIEFENIYYRTDIADKGIKRLRIDECGIKFCNPKSAI, from the coding sequence ATGAATGTTGCCCTAATTGGTTCCGGTGGAAGAGAACATGCCTTGGCGTATCAAATTTCTAAAAGTTCATCGCTCGACAAGCTGTACAACATCCCAGGTAATACCGGAACAGAATCGCTTGGAGAAAATATTTCCATCAAAGGAAATCCTGAGATTATTAATTTCTGCAAATCGAAAGAAATTGATCTGGTTGTGATTGGTCCGGAATTACCTTTAGTTGATGGTTTGGCAAATGAATTAAGGAAAAATAATATTATAGTTTTCGGACCAAATTCAGAAGCGGCGATGATAGAAGGAGACAAATCTTTTTCAAAGTGGTTGATGAAAAAGTATGGAATTCCTACTGCTGGATTCAAAACTTTTCATAAATCGCAATATGATGAAGTTTTTAATTATTTAAGAAAAAGTCCTTTCCCAGTTGTTATTAAAGCCTCAGGATTGGCGGCCGGTAAAGGAGTTTTAATTTGTAATAACAAGGAAGAAGCCGAGTTTGCAATAAAAGATATTTTTTTGAATGAAGTTTTTGGTTCCGCCGGTGATTCAATTGTTGTGGAAGAGTTTATGTTCGGAGAGGAAGCATCAATCTTTGCTATTACCGATGGAGAAAACTTTGTTTGTTTACCTGCTGCCCAAGATCATAAACGAATTGGATATAATGATACCGGTAAAAACACTGGTGGTATGGGAGCCTATGCTCCCGCACCAATAATAACCCAAGCATTACTAAAAGAAATAGAAGAAAATATTATTTTCCCAACTTTGTCAGCAATGAAAAAAGAGGACAAAACTTTTTCGGGCTGCTTATATTGTGGATTGATGATTACAAGCGAAGGTCCAAAAGTAGTCGAATTCAATTGCCGCTTTGGCGATCCGGAAACTCAAGTTGTATTACCTTTATTGGAAGGAGATCTCCTAAAATTACTTTACTCTGCTGCCGTTGGAAAACTCGAAAAAGAAGCAGTGAAATATAATGGCGGTTCCGCTGTTTGTGTTGTTGCAGCTTCCAAAGGATATCCGGATAAATTTGAAAAAGGATTTGAGATTAAAGGATTAGAGCAATTCAAATCTGATAATACAATTGTTTTTCATGCCGGTACAAAAAGAGAAAGTGATAAAATTATAACTAATGGTGGTCGAGTTTTGGGTGTTACCGCATTAACGGTGGAGAACAATTTAAAATTCTGTAAAGATAAAGTCTACGAAGCGATCAAGAAAATAGAATTCGAGAATATTTATTACCGGACAGATATTGCAGATAAAGGAATCAAAAGATTGCGGATTGATGAATGCGGAATAAAATTCTGCAATCCGAAATCTGCAATCTAA
- a CDS encoding acyl-CoA dehydrogenase family protein, whose protein sequence is MVDTQIPFSYQLDENQILIKNTIREFAENNIRLKIMEWDETQTHPKEIFTQLGKMGFLGILVPEKDGGSGFGYVEYALIVEELARVDPSIALSLAAHNGLCTNHINLFGNEIQKKKYLPDLAIGKKLGAWGLTEPSSGSDAAGMQTTAEKKDGYYILNGTKNFITNGGVAETAVVLAISDKSKNKKGISAFIVEKGWQGFSVGKKENKLGMRASETVQLNFDNCKVPEENLIGNDGEGLTQALKILEGGRISIAALSIGLAQGCLEASINYSKQRKQFGKQLSEFQAIQFKLAEMATDLEAARLLTYKAAVKKDNGEKVLIEASIAKLYASEIATKAANEAVQIHGGYGFVKDYPVEKFYRDVKLLTIGEGTSEIQKMIIAKQLLKD, encoded by the coding sequence ATGGTCGATACACAAATTCCTTTCTCATATCAACTTGATGAAAACCAAATTCTTATTAAGAATACAATCCGAGAATTTGCCGAGAACAATATTCGCCTTAAAATTATGGAATGGGATGAAACGCAAACTCACCCTAAAGAAATATTTACTCAACTTGGCAAGATGGGATTTCTAGGTATTCTTGTTCCCGAAAAGGATGGTGGTTCGGGGTTTGGCTATGTTGAATATGCTTTGATCGTAGAAGAACTTGCCAGAGTGGATCCATCAATAGCTCTTTCATTAGCCGCACACAATGGGCTATGCACCAACCACATTAATTTATTTGGTAATGAAATACAAAAGAAAAAATATCTTCCTGATTTAGCTATAGGAAAAAAACTTGGTGCATGGGGATTAACTGAACCATCTTCCGGCAGCGATGCTGCAGGTATGCAAACCACTGCTGAAAAAAAAGATGGTTACTATATTCTTAACGGAACAAAAAATTTTATTACAAATGGTGGAGTTGCAGAAACAGCAGTCGTACTAGCAATAAGTGATAAGTCAAAAAACAAAAAAGGAATTTCTGCTTTCATTGTAGAAAAAGGCTGGCAAGGATTTTCAGTTGGAAAAAAAGAAAATAAATTGGGAATGCGGGCAAGTGAAACTGTTCAACTAAATTTTGATAATTGCAAAGTACCGGAAGAAAACCTTATTGGAAACGATGGTGAAGGATTAACTCAAGCATTAAAAATTCTTGAAGGTGGTAGAATCTCAATCGCCGCATTATCAATTGGATTGGCGCAGGGGTGTTTGGAAGCGTCCATTAATTATTCTAAGCAAAGAAAACAATTTGGAAAACAATTAAGTGAATTCCAGGCAATACAATTTAAATTAGCTGAAATGGCAACTGATCTGGAAGCAGCCAGATTGCTTACTTATAAAGCTGCAGTAAAAAAAGATAATGGAGAAAAAGTTTTAATTGAGGCTTCAATTGCAAAACTTTATGCAAGCGAAATTGCTACTAAGGCAGCGAATGAAGCCGTTCAAATCCATGGTGGATATGGTTTTGTAAAAGATTATCCGGTAGAAAAATTTTACCGCGATGTAAAACTACTTACTATCGGGGAAGGAACTTCTGAAATCCAAAAAATGATTATTGCAAAACAATTATTAAAGGACTAA
- a CDS encoding glycosyl transferase family 1, which yields MFRVLVISYYFPPMGMGGVQRTLRFVKYMKNFNWEPTVITTGATNYYAHDPVLLEEIITNNLRVIRTDPLNSDFLFAKNKTYKMKPEFLRKFISRVIKTIFIPDNKKSWSKKAFAIAKNLLEKEKFDIIFVSIPPFSSFNIAAKLSQMFDISLFVDYRELWTHNQFSFNLTPYHKYLHKKMEYGALKVADKIITVNRKIKEKLLSTFQFLTFDDVLILPEGYDLEDFANITRESKLNNKLRLTYAGMFYEFITPKYFLKAFKELTIERPDVAENIELHFIGYLLKENHKLIKKLGLIPYVKDFGYIDHKSTIIKLLSSDVLWMMIGNSKNSDTLSTSKLFEYFGTRKPIIGCVPEGAARSSLQEYGASFITEPNNIQQIKETIIQVHKLYREGNLPKPNEEFVEKHRGDYLTEQLTKQFQFYLREI from the coding sequence ATGTTCAGAGTTCTTGTTATATCATATTACTTTCCACCAATGGGAATGGGCGGGGTACAGAGGACTTTAAGATTTGTAAAATACATGAAGAATTTTAATTGGGAACCGACAGTAATTACTACCGGTGCCACTAATTACTACGCCCACGATCCAGTTTTGTTAGAAGAAATTATAACAAATAATTTAAGAGTAATAAGAACAGATCCTTTAAATTCAGATTTTCTTTTTGCAAAAAATAAAACCTATAAAATGAAACCTGAATTTTTAAGAAAGTTTATTAGCAGAGTAATCAAAACCATTTTTATTCCTGATAATAAAAAATCCTGGTCTAAGAAAGCATTTGCTATTGCTAAAAATTTACTTGAAAAAGAAAAATTTGATATTATTTTCGTCTCTATTCCTCCTTTCTCATCGTTTAATATAGCTGCAAAACTAAGTCAAATGTTCGATATATCTTTGTTCGTGGATTATCGGGAGCTGTGGACACATAACCAGTTTTCATTTAATCTTACACCATACCACAAGTATCTTCACAAAAAAATGGAATATGGTGCTTTGAAGGTAGCAGATAAAATTATCACGGTAAATAGAAAGATAAAAGAAAAACTATTAAGCACTTTTCAGTTTTTAACGTTTGATGATGTGTTAATCCTACCAGAAGGATATGACCTTGAAGATTTTGCTAATATTACACGCGAATCGAAATTAAATAATAAACTTCGATTGACTTACGCAGGAATGTTTTATGAATTCATTACTCCAAAATATTTTCTAAAAGCTTTTAAGGAATTGACAATAGAAAGACCAGATGTAGCAGAAAATATCGAGCTTCATTTTATTGGATACTTGCTTAAAGAAAATCATAAGTTAATTAAGAAGTTAGGTTTGATTCCATACGTAAAAGATTTTGGTTACATTGATCATAAGTCAACAATAATTAAATTATTATCCAGTGATGTTCTTTGGATGATGATTGGAAACAGCAAAAACTCGGATACTCTTTCAACCAGTAAATTATTTGAATACTTTGGAACTCGTAAACCAATTATTGGGTGCGTTCCTGAAGGAGCAGCACGTTCTTCTTTACAGGAATATGGCGCTTCATTTATAACTGAACCAAATAATATTCAACAGATAAAGGAAACGATTATTCAGGTACATAAATTATATCGTGAAGGCAACCTTCCAAAACCAAATGAAGAATTTGTTGAGAAACATCGTGGTGATTATTTAACAGAGCAATTGACAAAACAATTTCAATTTTATTTAAGGGAAATATAA
- a CDS encoding acyl-CoA carboxylase subunit beta, protein MKKIGTSILPNESFLKREDFNKNLNRKIEGLKDKIKLGGGKKALEAQRAKGKLSARERIEKIIDKESLFFEFGIFAGYEMYDEFGGAPASGTLIGIGKIHNRNHLIVANDATVKAGAWFPITVKKNLRAQEMSMENHLPIIYLVDSAGVFLPLQEDIFADKEHFGRVFRNNAIISSMGIPQIAAIMGPCVAGGAYLPIMSDEALIVDGEGSVFLAGSHLVKAAIGEDIENENLGGAKVQSNISGVTDYIMKNDEECLEQIRNLVEKYSENQKAGFNRIETNPPLFNPEEIYGILPENTIKPYDMYEVIARIVDKSEIDEYKAGYGKTIITAYARIDGWAVGIVANQRNIVKTESINGAGEMQIGGVIYSDSADKAARFIMNCNQRKIPLLFLQDVTGFMVGSRAEQGGIIKDGAKMVNAVANSVVPKITIIVGNSYGAGNYAMCGKAYDPRFIFAYPNAKISVMGGSQASNTLLSIKIKQLDKEDKKLSDAEKKKMLGEIEKSYEEKSTPVYAAARLWVDEVIDPALTRNYISMAIEIANNNPELKKFNVGVIQT, encoded by the coding sequence ATGAAAAAAATCGGAACATCAATTTTACCAAATGAATCTTTTCTTAAGCGTGAAGATTTTAACAAAAATCTCAACAGAAAAATTGAAGGTTTGAAAGATAAAATAAAACTTGGTGGCGGAAAGAAAGCGTTAGAAGCCCAAAGAGCTAAAGGGAAATTATCTGCAAGGGAAAGAATTGAAAAAATAATTGACAAGGAAAGTTTGTTTTTTGAATTTGGAATATTCGCCGGTTATGAAATGTATGATGAATTTGGTGGCGCTCCTGCATCTGGTACATTAATCGGAATTGGAAAAATCCACAATAGAAATCATTTAATTGTGGCTAACGATGCAACCGTAAAAGCCGGAGCATGGTTTCCCATTACTGTTAAGAAAAATCTCCGTGCCCAGGAAATGAGCATGGAAAACCATCTTCCAATAATTTATTTAGTAGACAGCGCTGGGGTTTTCTTACCTCTTCAAGAAGATATTTTTGCGGACAAAGAACACTTTGGTCGAGTATTCCGCAACAACGCAATAATTTCTTCGATGGGAATTCCACAGATAGCCGCCATTATGGGTCCTTGTGTAGCTGGTGGTGCTTATCTTCCAATCATGAGTGATGAAGCATTAATCGTTGATGGCGAAGGTTCAGTATTTCTTGCCGGTTCTCACTTAGTTAAAGCAGCAATTGGTGAAGATATTGAAAATGAAAATCTCGGCGGAGCTAAAGTTCAATCAAATATTTCCGGTGTTACTGATTACATTATGAAAAATGATGAAGAGTGCCTTGAACAAATCCGAAACCTGGTAGAAAAGTATTCTGAAAATCAGAAAGCAGGATTTAATAGAATTGAAACTAATCCCCCACTTTTCAATCCTGAAGAAATTTATGGAATCCTTCCAGAAAATACAATCAAACCATATGATATGTACGAAGTGATTGCCCGGATTGTAGACAAATCAGAGATTGATGAATACAAAGCCGGATATGGAAAAACAATCATAACCGCTTATGCAAGAATTGATGGATGGGCAGTTGGTATTGTTGCTAATCAAAGGAATATTGTAAAAACAGAATCCATTAATGGCGCAGGCGAAATGCAAATTGGCGGAGTTATATACTCCGACAGCGCTGATAAAGCTGCCCGATTTATAATGAATTGTAATCAACGAAAAATTCCACTTCTCTTCCTTCAGGATGTTACGGGATTTATGGTTGGCAGCCGTGCAGAGCAAGGCGGAATTATAAAAGATGGTGCTAAGATGGTAAATGCAGTGGCAAATTCTGTTGTTCCAAAGATTACTATAATTGTTGGTAACAGCTATGGTGCAGGCAATTATGCAATGTGTGGAAAAGCCTACGATCCTCGATTCATCTTTGCTTATCCAAATGCAAAAATTTCTGTTATGGGAGGCTCGCAGGCAAGCAACACGCTTTTAAGCATCAAGATAAAGCAGCTTGATAAGGAAGACAAAAAACTAAGTGATGCTGAAAAGAAAAAAATGTTAGGTGAAATTGAAAAATCTTATGAAGAGAAAAGTACTCCTGTTTATGCGGCAGCCCGGCTTTGGGTTGATGAAGTAATTGATCCAGCTTTAACTCGCAATTACATTTCCATGGCAATAGAAATTGCAAATAATAATCCTGAGTTAAAAAAGTTTAATGTTGGTGTAATACAAACCTAA
- the meaB gene encoding methylmalonyl Co-A mutase-associated GTPase MeaB, with product MKPEELVENLSIENKRIISRAISKVEYGNGDASQILKSIYSKTGNAYRIGITGPPGAGKSTLTNQLTKYYRQQNKSVAIIAVDPTSPFTGGALLGDRVRMSEIGSDPGVFIRSMATRGSLGGLSKKTIDAADVLDAAGFDYILFETVGVGQSELDIVRTADTTLVVLVPESGDSIQAMKAGLMEIADLFVMNKSDRPGADSAITSLQTILYFKPHDENSWLPKIIKSIATENKGVEEISKAIVQHQNFLEDKNLFKTKREHNSKIRIKEIVEAKLKEELWTSEREKALSNSLEQVVLGNLSPYLLAEELIEHYKNDLT from the coding sequence ATGAAACCAGAAGAACTTGTTGAAAACCTTTCGATTGAAAATAAAAGAATAATCTCACGCGCAATTTCCAAAGTTGAGTATGGGAATGGAGATGCTTCTCAAATCTTAAAATCAATTTATAGCAAAACTGGTAACGCATATAGAATTGGAATTACTGGACCTCCTGGCGCAGGTAAAAGTACTTTAACAAATCAACTAACAAAATATTACAGACAGCAAAATAAATCAGTTGCAATAATTGCTGTTGATCCAACAAGTCCTTTTACAGGTGGAGCACTTCTGGGGGATAGAGTTCGCATGAGTGAAATTGGTAGCGATCCAGGAGTTTTCATCCGCAGTATGGCAACTCGTGGAAGTCTTGGCGGTTTAAGTAAAAAAACAATTGATGCTGCTGATGTGCTTGATGCTGCTGGCTTCGATTACATTCTTTTTGAAACGGTTGGAGTGGGACAATCTGAATTAGATATTGTAAGAACTGCTGATACCACTCTTGTAGTTCTTGTACCGGAATCAGGTGATTCGATACAAGCGATGAAAGCTGGTTTGATGGAAATAGCTGATCTATTTGTAATGAATAAAAGCGACCGCCCTGGAGCCGATTCTGCAATTACTTCCTTACAAACAATTTTGTATTTCAAACCACACGATGAAAACTCCTGGTTGCCAAAAATTATTAAATCAATCGCTACTGAAAATAAAGGTGTAGAAGAAATTTCAAAAGCAATAGTGCAACACCAAAATTTTCTTGAAGACAAAAATTTGTTTAAAACCAAGCGGGAGCATAATTCTAAAATCCGTATTAAAGAAATTGTTGAAGCAAAACTAAAAGAAGAATTATGGACAAGTGAAAGAGAAAAGGCGTTGAGTAATTCCCTTGAACAGGTTGTTCTTGGTAATCTTTCACCATATCTTCTTGCAGAGGAATTAATAGAACATTACAAAAATGATCTGACTTGA
- a CDS encoding sigma-54 dependent transcriptional regulator: MNSILVIDDEKEICESIKMILEYEDYVVETTTDGVDGLEKIEAGSFDVVLLDIQMPSINGFEVLNKIKEKNLDVSVIIISAFSNLENAVKATKLGAFDFLEKPIDREKMLLSIRNSLNQINLLKENIELKKSISGSEVIIGNTPPIKNVLDVIARVAQTDVRVLITGENGTGKELVAREIHKQSSRADQKFVEVNCAAIPNELIESELFGHEKGSFTGAMQQRIGKFELANKGTLFLDEIGDMSQQAQAKVLRAIEDGKIERVGGNKKIEVDVRIITATNKNLKDEIEKGNFREDLYHRLNVIPILVPPLRERSEDVPLLVKHFAKDICAKYKIAPVEFNENAIKALQVMEWRGNVRELRNIVERIIIMVPNKEIKEKDVFSLISPQQAKMDDILNISNSFQDFKEKAERAFILKQLETNGWNISKTAELLDIQRSHLYAKMKKYDIEKGKE; the protein is encoded by the coding sequence ATGAACTCAATTTTAGTTATTGATGATGAAAAAGAAATATGCGAAAGCATAAAAATGATCCTTGAGTATGAGGATTATGTAGTTGAAACCACAACCGATGGCGTTGATGGTTTAGAAAAAATTGAAGCTGGCAGCTTTGATGTTGTTCTATTGGATATTCAAATGCCGAGCATCAATGGCTTCGAGGTACTAAATAAAATAAAAGAAAAAAACCTGGATGTAAGCGTAATTATAATTTCTGCATTCAGCAATTTGGAAAACGCAGTTAAAGCCACCAAGCTTGGTGCTTTTGATTTTCTGGAGAAACCTATTGATCGCGAAAAAATGCTTCTGAGCATTCGCAATTCATTAAACCAGATAAATTTGCTAAAAGAAAATATTGAACTCAAAAAATCAATTTCTGGCAGTGAAGTAATTATTGGCAATACGCCACCAATAAAAAATGTTCTGGATGTTATTGCCAGGGTCGCTCAAACCGATGTGAGAGTTTTAATAACAGGTGAAAATGGAACTGGAAAGGAATTGGTAGCAAGGGAAATACACAAGCAGAGTAGCAGGGCTGACCAGAAATTTGTAGAAGTTAACTGTGCCGCTATTCCAAATGAGTTAATTGAATCTGAGTTGTTCGGTCACGAAAAAGGTTCGTTCACCGGTGCAATGCAACAACGCATTGGTAAATTTGAATTGGCAAATAAGGGAACACTTTTTCTTGATGAAATTGGGGATATGAGTCAACAGGCGCAGGCAAAAGTTTTACGAGCAATTGAAGATGGAAAGATTGAGCGTGTTGGCGGAAATAAAAAAATAGAAGTTGACGTTAGAATAATTACTGCAACTAATAAAAATCTAAAAGATGAAATTGAGAAAGGAAATTTTCGCGAGGATTTATATCACCGTTTAAATGTTATTCCTATTCTTGTACCACCGCTTAGAGAAAGAAGCGAAGACGTTCCTTTGCTGGTTAAGCATTTTGCTAAAGATATTTGTGCAAAATATAAAATAGCACCTGTTGAGTTTAATGAAAATGCAATAAAGGCGTTGCAAGTAATGGAATGGCGCGGAAACGTTCGCGAATTAAGAAATATTGTTGAAAGAATTATAATTATGGTTCCGAATAAAGAGATTAAAGAAAAAGATGTGTTTAGTCTAATTTCCCCGCAGCAAGCTAAGATGGATGATATTTTAAATATCTCCAATTCGTTCCAGGATTTTAAAGAAAAAGCTGAAAGAGCATTTATACTTAAGCAGCTTGAAACAAATGGATGGAATATCAGCAAGACAGCAGAACTTCTGGATATTCAACGCAGTCATCTGTATGCAAAGATGAAAAAGTATGACATTGAGAAAGGAAAAGAATAA
- the nadD gene encoding nicotinate-nucleotide adenylyltransferase codes for MGAIGILGGTFDPIHLGHLITAQALVEIRNLEKIIFIPCNISPHKLAGNHSDAKHRLEMVRLTTNRNQQFKYSPIEIERSGVSYMVETLRELKKKYDMIELIIGYDNIEKFYTWKEPDEILTLAKLIVLKRKVEKEIPVKDKYYNSAIFVETPTIDIKATEIRERVRRNLSIDFFVTDEVKDYIIKNNLYKS; via the coding sequence GTGGGAGCTATTGGAATTTTAGGTGGAACATTCGATCCAATTCATCTTGGTCATTTAATTACCGCCCAGGCGTTAGTTGAAATAAGAAATCTTGAAAAGATTATATTTATTCCTTGCAATATTTCTCCTCATAAACTCGCAGGTAATCATTCAGATGCTAAACACAGATTGGAGATGGTTAGATTGACAACAAACAGAAATCAACAATTCAAATACTCCCCCATCGAGATTGAGAGAAGCGGTGTCTCTTATATGGTAGAAACACTACGCGAATTAAAGAAAAAATATGATATGATTGAATTGATAATCGGTTATGATAACATCGAAAAATTTTATACGTGGAAAGAGCCTGATGAAATTTTAACTTTGGCAAAATTAATTGTTTTGAAAAGAAAAGTTGAAAAAGAAATTCCTGTTAAAGATAAATACTACAATTCTGCTATCTTTGTTGAAACTCCAACAATTGATATAAAAGCAACTGAAATCCGTGAGAGAGTTAGAAGAAATCTTTCAATAGATTTTTTTGTTACAGATGAAGTGAAAGATTATATTATTAAAAACAACCTTTACAAAAGCTGA
- a CDS encoding histidine triad nucleotide-binding protein, whose translation MAETIFSKIIRKEIPATIVYENDDVLAFRDINPQAPTHILIIPKNDEITKTSEINGGKHATLLGKLFNAANEIARQENISESGYRLVINCGPDAGQEVYHLHMHLLGGRKMNWPPG comes from the coding sequence ATGGCAGAAACAATCTTTTCAAAAATTATCCGAAAGGAAATACCGGCAACAATTGTTTATGAGAATGATGATGTTCTCGCTTTCAGGGATATAAATCCGCAGGCTCCAACACATATTTTAATTATTCCAAAGAATGATGAGATAACAAAAACATCAGAAATTAATGGTGGTAAACACGCAACTTTGCTTGGAAAACTCTTTAACGCAGCAAATGAAATTGCCAGACAGGAGAATATTTCAGAGAGCGGATATAGATTAGTAATCAATTGTGGTCCGGATGCTGGGCAGGAAGTGTATCATCTGCATATGCATTTGCTTGGTGGAAGAAAAATGAACTGGCCGCCAGGATGA